Proteins co-encoded in one Setaria viridis chromosome 9, Setaria_viridis_v4.0, whole genome shotgun sequence genomic window:
- the LOC117837429 gene encoding uncharacterized protein: protein MEPAAEDTAAAAPDSWETADIDGPMSRLILSARRVSSSPDLAEEQQQQDLPAPTQPQQGPVPPPRDDSAAQVDQFLREALEKPRERLSVLRMEQDILKFIRDPRQTQFEFPALPTSYLRLAAHRLAQHYFLQSIAIPDNSLPDGTGSRIILRKMSSECRLPAVRLADIPVNLPQEESSTVAKVAIKQRPQKNFHSINSSSAHSSRDNLQKSVEERKEEYNRARARIFNNSSSSNAADGRPAEEATLPNTLHRSTSLELNSSNRMGQGAEITLERSLTTTSASRSNRSKIEKEPAVNRNMQNNRVAIFRDRESERKDPDYDRSYDRYMQRFDPGFGFNGGPYTIQPLYAPAVNYNTEFPQLGSAHRSPVAVEQQPRPIAQHMLGSWSAGQAPNAIGYGPPDGVMAPYSPGHAGAPVRSSVFMHASQQYPMPSRPGVPFVHPPESMGQFGQVCICICHPV, encoded by the exons ATGGAGCCCGCCGCCGaggacaccgccgccgcagcgccggaCTCGTGGGAGACGGCCGACATCGACGGGCCCATGAGCCGGCTCATCCTCTCCGCGCGCCGCGTGTCCTCCTCGCCCGACCTGgccgaggagcagcagcagcaggacctGCCGGCCCCGACGCAGCCGCAGCAGGGCCCTGTTCCCCCTCCGCGCGACGATTCGGCCGCGCAGGTCGATCAGTTCCTCCGGGAGGCCCTCGAGAAGCCGCGGGAGAGGCTCTCTG TGCTAAGAATGGAGCAAGATATTTTGAAGTTCATCCGTGACCCTAGACAGACACAGTTTGAATTCCCGGCTCTCCCAACTTCTTATCTGCGTCTTGCTGCACACCGCCTGGCACAACATTACTTCCTCCAGTCCATCGCCATACCAGACAACAGTTTGCCTGATGGAACTGGTTCTCGTATTATCCTCCGTAAGATGTCGTCCGAGTGCCGACTACCTGCTGTGCGCCTTGCAGATATCCCAGTTAATCTGCCACAAGAAGAGAGCAGCACTGTGGCCAAAGTAGCCATCAAGCAGAGGCCTCAAAAAAATTTCCATAGCATTAACAGCTCAAGTGCTCACTCTTCAAGAGACAACCTCCAGAAAAGTGTTGAAGAAAGGAAAGAGGAATACAACAGGGCACGTGCACGGATATTTAACAACAGCAGTAGCAGTAATGCTGCTGATGGGAGACCAGCTGAGGAAGCAACTTTGCCCAATACTCTGCATAGGTCCACCTCCTTGGAGTTGAACTCAAGCAATAGAATGGGCCAAGGGGCTGAAATTACTCTTGAAAGGAGTTTGACTACCACTTCGGCCAGCAGGTCAAACAGAAGCAAGATCGAGAAGGAGCCTGCAGTCAATAGAAACATGCAAAACAACAGGGTTGCAATTTTCAGAGACCGTGAGTCAGAGCGCAAAGATCCTGATTATGACAGAAGTTATGACAG GTACATGCAAAGATTTGACCCTGGATTTGGATTTAATGGAGGCCCATACACCATTCAGCCCCTGTATGCCCCTGCTGTTAACTACAACACTGAATTCCCCCAACTTGGCTCAGCACACAGATCTCCTGTTGCTGTTGAACAGCAGCCTCGTCCAATAGCTCAGCACATGCTGGGGTCTTGGTCAGCAGGACAAGCACCTAATGCAATCGGCTATGGACCTCCAGATGGTGTCATGGCACCTTACAGTCCTGGTCACGCAGGTGCTCCTGTGAGATCATCTGTTTTCATGCATGCTTCGCAGCAATATCCCATGCCTTCACGCCCTGGAGTGCCATTTGTACATCCACCTGAATCCATGGGACAGTTTGGACAGGTCTGTATATGCATTTGTCATCCTGTGTGA
- the LOC140220105 gene encoding probable cadmium/zinc-transporting ATPase HMA1, chloroplastic isoform X1: MQFLTASASVSSPVTPSAHLLRLSRTPPFPHLRRRCSPPKPLALTRRPPLLVASRPSLLFAPRAHGGHGHSHNHNHHHHHGHDHHHHGHGHHGVDAHGGGGGAAVMRVARAIGWADVADALREHLQLCCISLGLLLIAAACPHVALLNTVGCLQATLIAVAFPLVGVSAALDALVNIADGRINIHVLMALAAFASIFMGNALEGGLLLAMFNLAHIAEEYFTSKSMFDVRELKENHPEFALLLETSGEESVQFSNLSYTKVPVHDLEVGSHILVRTGELLYSLVCAC, encoded by the exons atGCAATTcctcaccgcctccgcctcggtcTCCTCGCCGGTCACGCCGTCCGCGCACCTGCTCCGCCTCTCGCGGACCCCGCCCTTCccgcacctccgccgccgctgctccccgcCCAAACCCCTCGCCCtcacccgccgcccgccgctcctcgtCGCCTCTCGCCCGTCCCTGCTCTTCGCCCCCCGCGCGcacggcggccacggccacagccacaaccacaaccatcaccatcaccacggccatgaccaccaccaccacggccacggccaccacgggGTGGACGCGCACGGGGgaggcgggggcgcggcggtcATGCGGGTGGCGCGGGCGATCGGGTGGGCCGACGTCGCCGACGCGCTGCGGGAGCACCTCCAGCTCTGCTGCATctccctcggcctcctcctcatcgccgccgcctgcccgcacGTCGCGCTGCTAAACACCGTCGGGTGCCTGCAGGCCACGCTCATCGCCGTCGCCTTCCCTCTCGTCGGG GTGTCTGCAGCGCTTGATGCTCTTGTAAATATTGCTGATGGAAGAATAAATATCCATGTTCTTATGGCTCTTGCTGCATTTGCTTCTATATTTATGGGAAATGCATTGGAGGGTGGCCTGCTCCTTGCAATGTTTAACTTGGCTCATATCG CTGAAGAGTATTTTACAAGTAAGTCAATGTTTGACGTGAGGGAACTGAAGGAAAATCACCCTGAATTTGCCCTGTTGTTAGAAACAAGTGGAGAAGAATCTGTACAGTTTTCAAATTTAAGTTACACCAAAGTTCCTGTGCATGATCTTGAAGTGGGTTCTCATATCTTGGTCAGAACTGGTGAG CTCTTGTATTCTTTAGTCTGTGCCTGTTGA
- the LOC140220105 gene encoding probable cadmium/zinc-transporting ATPase HMA1, chloroplastic isoform X2, whose product MQFLTASASVSSPVTPSAHLLRLSRTPPFPHLRRRCSPPKPLALTRRPPLLVASRPSLLFAPRAHGGHGHSHNHNHHHHHGHDHHHHGHGHHGVDAHGGGGGAAVMRVARAIGWADVADALREHLQLCCISLGLLLIAAACPHVALLNTVGCLQATLIAVAFPLVGVSAALDALVNIADGRINIHVLMALAAFASIFMGNALEGGLLLAMFNLAHIAEEYFTSKSMFDVRELKENHPEFALLLETSGEESVQFSNLSYTKVPVHDLEVGSHILVRTVCAC is encoded by the exons atGCAATTcctcaccgcctccgcctcggtcTCCTCGCCGGTCACGCCGTCCGCGCACCTGCTCCGCCTCTCGCGGACCCCGCCCTTCccgcacctccgccgccgctgctccccgcCCAAACCCCTCGCCCtcacccgccgcccgccgctcctcgtCGCCTCTCGCCCGTCCCTGCTCTTCGCCCCCCGCGCGcacggcggccacggccacagccacaaccacaaccatcaccatcaccacggccatgaccaccaccaccacggccacggccaccacgggGTGGACGCGCACGGGGgaggcgggggcgcggcggtcATGCGGGTGGCGCGGGCGATCGGGTGGGCCGACGTCGCCGACGCGCTGCGGGAGCACCTCCAGCTCTGCTGCATctccctcggcctcctcctcatcgccgccgcctgcccgcacGTCGCGCTGCTAAACACCGTCGGGTGCCTGCAGGCCACGCTCATCGCCGTCGCCTTCCCTCTCGTCGGG GTGTCTGCAGCGCTTGATGCTCTTGTAAATATTGCTGATGGAAGAATAAATATCCATGTTCTTATGGCTCTTGCTGCATTTGCTTCTATATTTATGGGAAATGCATTGGAGGGTGGCCTGCTCCTTGCAATGTTTAACTTGGCTCATATCG CTGAAGAGTATTTTACAAGTAAGTCAATGTTTGACGTGAGGGAACTGAAGGAAAATCACCCTGAATTTGCCCTGTTGTTAGAAACAAGTGGAGAAGAATCTGTACAGTTTTCAAATTTAAGTTACACCAAAGTTCCTGTGCATGATCTTGAAGTGGGTTCTCATATCTTGGTCAGAACTG TCTGTGCCTGTTGA
- the LOC140221403 gene encoding uncharacterized protein → MIIDVRTRCVVSGPESNSPARPIYFPVGEDRLYVLDSGCLELCRLPPEQSDVESDGDDYSSLDEYDSGSDIDSKDDWFWHQLPMPPFAIIDVTSYAMHPHSHGHSILVSIKSEDLAAATFSFETEVRAWNFLGEWTFPFKGRGHYESELRALVGLSKVKGAFGFIYACDVPNTSNRPPAWKRSKEKVFSKNPADKHVSASLVYLGYQRKFCLVECVLVEEDKACQEVKEDKDDQVLLEKPEGTCVPQRRRYMYRLMTFSLKYDKMGDLRVRHRRVRYYKVPSKVSKACVRQDPVVFWL, encoded by the coding sequence ATGATCATTGACGTCCGCACGCGGTGCGTCGTCTCAGGCCCTGAGTCGAACTCTCCGGCTCGCCCCATCTACTTCCCCGTCGGTGAAGATAGGCTATACGTTCTGGACTCCGGCTGCTTGGAGCTCTGCCGTCTTCCGCCGGAACAATCTGATGTTGAATCTGATGGTGATGACTACTCATCGCTGGATGAATATGATTCTGGATCTGATATTGATAGCAAGGACGACTGGTTTTGGCACCAGCTACCAATGCCGCCATTCGCTATAATTGACGTCACCTCCTATGCCATGCACCCCCACAGCCATGGACATTCCATCCTCGTCAGCATCAAGAGTGAAGATTTAGCTGCGGCCACATTCAGCTTCGAAACGGAAGTCCGTGCGTGGAATTTTCTCGGTGAGTGGACTTTTCCCTTCAAGGGCCGTGGACACTATGAATCTGAACTGAGAGCCTTGGTTGGGCTCTCCAAGGTCAAGGGGGCCTTTGGGTTCATCTACGCCTGCGACGTGCCCAACACCAGCAATCGTCCCCCTGCTTGGAAGCGCAGCAAGGAGAAGGTGTTCAGCAAGAACCCAGCTGATAAGCATGTAAGCGCTAGCCTCGTGTACTTGGGATACCAGCGCAAATTCTGCCTTGTGGAGTGTGTCTTGGTTGAGGAAGACAAAGCTTGTCAGGAGGTCAAGGAAGACAAAGATGATCAGGTGCTGCTTGAGAAGCCAGAAGGCACATGTGTGCCCCAACGCAGGCGCTACATGTATCGTTTGATGACCTTCTCCCTCAAGTACGACAAGATGGGTGACTTAAGGGTTCGACATCGTCGGGTTCGATACTACAAGGTGCCTAGTAAAGTATCAAAAGCATGCGTCCGTCAGGATCCTGTGGTATTTTGGCtgtaa
- the LOC117839179 gene encoding DNA repair protein REV1-like, with translation MGILNGSIPEPPKTLEVVKADGKKEIVHNVEYDSWVAKDQQVLSYLLNSLTKDALASVATATTVAEAWEALERMFSVHSKAQIANLRCLLSTTKKAPPPRVSAPCRRRRRRHRRRARSGRGSPSDPAKNPRRAFASSPFADFGSYMAAKNSKLAAQFDADASTSGADAGGLFAGVSIFVDGFTIPSSQELKEIMLNNGGRFVNYFSRHTVTHIVCSNLPDSKMKNLRAFSKGLPVVKPAWVVDSLAENRILNLSVSGLNMLPFFKPKANEAFCFLSEKQNEMRHLGEQNDQNKDIEFQSSSAQEGSQYQSGGCESEISMDNVELSNDSLSSDELKASTFEQRDSGDFAVDEGEYDCETACSERVNDMDGKCGVAQSPDAKSRCSNLCSTSSTGSHLSSPLEKSAAKPSSRPHSTLTDPNFVENYFKFSRLHFIGTWRNRYRKRFSNLLEAKSKKSNADHSGKKKTIIHIDMVIL, from the exons ATGGGGATTCTAAATGGATCTATCCCTGAGCCGCCCAAGACTTTGGAGGTGGTCAAGGCGGACGGCAAGAAGGAGATCGTCCACAATGTCGAGTACGACTCCTGGGTTGCAAAAGATCAGCAGGTATTGAGCTACCTGCTGAATTCTCTCACCAAGGATGCACTAGCATCGGTGGCAACGGCAACCACAGTAGCAGAAGCATGGGAGGCGCTTGAGAGGATGTTCTCGGTGCACTCCAAGGCTCAGATTGCAAATCTGCGCTGCCTACTATCTACAACTAAGAAGG CTCCACCTCCTCGGGTCTCCGCGccctgtcggcggcggcggcggcggcatcgtcgCCGGGCCAGAAGCGGCCGCGGGTCCccttccgaccccgccaaaaaCCCTCGCCGCGCCTTCGCCTCCTCCCCGTTCGCCGACTTCGGCAGCTACATGGCCGCGAAGAACAGCAAGCTCGCCGCGCAGTtcgacgccgacgcctccacctccggcgCGGACGCCGGTGGGTTGTTCGCGGGCGTCTCCATCTTCGTCGACGGCTTCACCATCCCTTCTAGCCAG GAACTGAAGGAGATTATGCTGAACAATGGCGGCCGGTTTGTTAATTACTTCTCGAGGCACACGGTGACACACATTGTTTGCAGCAACCTGCCTGATAGCAAAATGAAGAACCTGAG AGCATTCAGCAAGGGACTTCCAGTTGTGAAGCCGGCATGGGTGGTGGATTCTCTGGCAGAGAACCGGATCCTCAACT TGTCTGTATCTGGATTGAACATGTTGCCT ttcttcaagccgaaagcaAATGAAGCTTTCTGCTTTCTTTCTGAGAAACAAAATGAAATGCGTCACCTGGGGGAGCAAAACGATCAAAATAAGGACATTGAGTTCCAATCTTCGTCTGCTCAGGAGGGATCACAGTATCAAAGTGGGGGTTGTGAAAGTGAAATTTCAATGGATAATGTGGAGTTATCAAATGATTCGTTATCCTCAGATGAACTGAAGGCATCAACATTTGAACAAAGAGATAGTGGTGATTTTGCTGTTGATGAGGGTGAGTATGATTGTGAAACTGCATGTTCAGAGAGGGTTAATGACATGGATGGTAAATGTGGTGTGGCTCAGTCCCCTGATGCAAAGTCAAGGTGTTCAAACTTATGCAGTACAAGCTCTACAGGCAGCCATTTGTCCTCACCATTGGAGAAAAGTGCAGCTAAACCTTCTAGTCGGCCACATTCAACCCTTACAGACCCAAATTTTGTTGAAAATTATTTTAAG TTTTCTCGACTGCACTTCATTGGGACATGGAGGAATCGGTATAGAAAGCGCTTCTCAAATTTACTAGAAGCTAAAAGCAAAAAGTCGAATGCTGATCATTCAGGGAAGAAGAAAACGATCATTCATATTGATATGGTAATCTTGTAG